A segment of the Candidatus Lokiarchaeota archaeon genome:
TTCGCGAACCTCTGCCTTATGGCGGTAAAATTCGTGATGTTCTAAGCTAGTTTCTCCCATATCATATGCTCGGGTGCCGGGGACGTGAATCACTTGGCGGATATTGATTCTTCGAAGCATCAGGCCTTCCTGTAGTATCCTATCGAGATAATCCATATTGTGCTTGATAGTTTGACTGGTCTCTCCCGGTAGACCATATAACAAATTGATTCCAGGTAGCAAATGTGGCAAACCACGAGCTACGCGTTTGGCACCAACTTCATTCAGTATCCGGATAGCCTGAATGATTTCTTCACCTGAAGCTTTGAGATTGTTTTCTTTGGCAACTTTTGGATCAAAAGATTCGACACCAAACGCAGCCACATCTCCCGGGGTATGGTATTTCACGAGGATTTCAGCAACTTCTGTGCTTTCTTCAGGATGATGTGCTATTGTTCCCGGGTTCACATTGTCAATATGAAGTACGTCTAAATCCGGGGCAATCGAACGGATTCCAGAAAAAAGGCGCTCAATCGTATGTGGACACGGAGTTGGGAATTCTTCTATGCCCATCTCCTTGGAACCATATGTGAAAAGATCTGGTTGGTTTCCTATACGAAAAGCACGAACACCTTGCTGATATAAGGATTCAACTTCTCGTAGTACTGCATCCACTGATCGCTGTCGAGGTGGTCCTTGGAGGGGCTCAATGCAGAATGAGCAACCCCCAGTCAGGTATCTGGGGCAGCCTGAATATGTTTCAATTTCACAAATTAGATGATTATTCGAATGGTCTGGATGCTGGCTTACGATGTGTGTTCCCTTGATTACGGAGTCCTCAAATTTCTTGTAGTTGTCTCGCTCCAATGAGCAGTCCAAGTCCTTTGGATGCTTGTTTCCTGTTATATATTCATCCAAGACTGCCTGCACATCGCCATCCACAATACAATCAAAGGGGGGAGAAAGAGCATCAGGGCTTAGTGCACGTTTTCCCCCCTCAAAGCCGCAACCGAATCGTGCCCAAGGACCAACCAGCATTTTCGGTACCGTTGCCACTAAAGGTGAAGAGAAAACATCCTTTGCTTCTTGAATTGATATCGGATTTCCACCGAGATACTTTCCAGGAACAATCATGCCAGCAATGAGAACAAGCAAATCAGCTGATGTCCAATTCCTAATGGAATCTCTCTGATTGTTTCGCACATCATCGATGGTTTGATAGATAATATCAATATCAGGAGAGTGAGCCCAAATGGCACCTGCTACATATCGGGGATAGGTTGCTAGGTAAGGCGGAACACCCAAGCATGTCGGTTCGTCAACATACCCATCAATAATGAAAACCCGTTCCAGTCAGTTCACCCCTTTTTCAAAACATCATAGCCTTTTGTGGGAATCATTCTTTCATGAGAGTCCCCCATATATCTAACTCCAGAACCTTCTTCGACGTGACCAATGGGCATCAGTTTTGCATGTTCACGTTTTGCAATTTCAACAGCCTTGTCCCACCCCTCTGTTGAGATTGTAAGCACAAGACTGAATTCCTCACCACCCTGCATAATGACTTCGACGAGATCGAGATTGTGTTTCTTCGTAAATTCCTCCACACCAGCTGCAACAGGCAATTCATCGATCAAAAAGAGGTGTCCACTTCGTTCTGCGAGGGTATTCAAGGTGATACCAAGACCATCGCTGCTGTCCATAGAAGAGTGTACAACGGAAGCTTTCGAAAGCTCTGAAACTATGGAAAGATGGATATCAGGTTTGTATGCAGCCTTGATGGCCCGATTCCGCAGTTTCTTTTCGGCAGAGTAGCCCTCGAGTAATATATTGAAGGCAACAGAACTAAGGCCAAATGTATCAGTAACCGCTATAATATCACCAGGTTGCGCGCCAGTTCTCGTTACGATTCGTGGCGGCGAGGCAGTCCCAATGCCAACCCCTGTTAGAACAATCTCCTTTGAATATCCCAAATCGCCGCCAAGGAATGGTACATCAGACTTGAGACAATACTGTGAGAATCCACGGATACATTCATGCATGGATTCGGTTTGGGAATCATCACCAACACATGCTGACAAAAGCATTCCTCGTGGAGAAGCACCTTTTGCAGCCAAATCACTGAGTGTCATCACTGCCGTTTTTCTTCCGGATTGAGCGTAACTCATCCCTGGAAGCTTGTCAGTACTTGTTACGAAGGTGTCTACATTGATGACTATGCTTTCGTTTTCATGCAGGGGAATATCCGATGCGTCATCGTCGAAATCAAGTCGTGATCCCGGGATTTTTCGTACGAGATATTTGATTTGTGATAGGAATTCCCGTTCACCTATATCGTTATTTTCCATTGTTGGGCTCCACAACTGGCTCCATGAAGTCTAATGATAAATGTTTATAACCACACTATCGGCACACGGCATCAGACGGGCCTCGGTGGCCAAGTGGTTGAAGGCGTCTGCTTCGTAAGCAGAAAACCGCGGGTTCGAAGTCCATTGCAATTTCTGTGTGGACGAAATTCCCGCCCGGGGCTCCATCCTTTTCTGCTTTGGACCTAGAGAACGATGTACATTTCATAGATATTATCAGTGCAAATTCCCTAGTATACAGAAATAGGAGGTGAATAGTTTGAAAGATACTAAATGTAAGAAAGAGAAGAAAGAAGAAGAACACCAACTTCCACCATTAGAGTGGTTTGCGGCTATCACGAGATAGACAACAGTGTTCCTAGTTTACCCAGATTAGTGTCTGTTGGCGAAGCGTTGCTTCGCTTCTCTCGGGGTTTTTCCCCGTCTCATATCGTTTCTGTTTCTTCAGTCCATTGCCATCCCGAAAAGGTAAAAAGTATCACTTGCCCCGCTAGGTCTGCGAACCCACTACTACTCTCATATGCGGAGGTTACCAAGCCTGGCCAAAGGTGCTAGGTTGAGGGCCTAGAGCGTGTCGGAAGCCATTTTCGATTGCGTGGGCACTCTCGTAGGAGTCCGCGAGTTCAAATCTCGCCCTCCGCACCATTTTTCATTCTATTGATATTGGTGAAGAGGGCTTTACAATGATGAAAAGCTATAAAGGCAGTTTTCATGGCTCTCCACCGTAAGCGGAGTAAGGAAGAATGAAGGCTCCACAGATTGGAATCATCGGCGCTGGCAACATGGGAAAGATCCACGCCAGAGTGCTACACAATGTACGCGCGCTTTCCGGGGTTGCTGATATCGACAAGGAGAAGGCGGCCCAGATAGCCAGTAAATACGGTGTCGACGCCTTCGAAAGTTATGAAGCAATGATAGAAAGCAAAGGAATTGATGGAGTGATAATCTCAACTCCAACGTCTACTCATGCTGAGATAGCACAATCTATTGCCGAGAAATTTGATAGTGTCAGGGGCATCCTGATTGAAAAACCGCTTGCCAGCACCCTTGCGGACGCAAATAGAGTGGCAAAGGTTCTGAAAGAAAAGGGGATAGGAGTTGTCGTCTCACACTCCGAAATATACAATCCTGTGGTCGATAGAGCACTAGATTTGATTAACAATGGTACTATTGGAGATCCCAGGACAATCATACATGATCGGAGGGGGCATGTCCAACCAAGTAGAATTCCATCACTTGGCGATGTGTTTCAAGACATCGGGGTACATGATTTTGATATAATGGCCCGGATTAGCCATGGAGAGGGAACCCTGTATGCGCAAGGGCACAAGAAGGAGGGTGTGTTCAATTCTGCAACAGTTATGGTTGAATTCGAAAACGGTACAGAGCATGTATTCCATCTTTCACGCCAGTATGCAGGCAGAAGGCGAAGCATGGACGTTTCCGGCGAGAAAGGAAATCTTATTCTCGATCTGTTTGGTCAGATAATCAAATTGCAGGATCTGGATGAAGAGCCCTCAGCTGATAGCCAGATGATTCATTTACCAGAAAGGGGTGCCACAATCAAAGTCTACGGTGAACCAGTACAAGAGGTCATAAACGATTTTCTCAGCAGCATAGAAACCGGAAAAGCGCCACGAGTCGGCCTTGATGATGGTGTTGCAGCCCTGAAGATTGTAGAAGCTGCAAGAGAAAGTGCAAACACAGGCAAGATAGTGGATGTCAATATTGAGCCGAGGTAATAACTTCTCCTGATAGATATGTCCTATGAGCCTTGGTAATTTTCGCGGTCACAGTCTCACCTATAGCAATATCCTCATCATGTAGAATGACGGGTACATAAGAAGGGTTGCGACCCATAAGTCCACTTTTTGAGCCATATCGAGTTACAACAACAGGACCAATCCAATCAACCCATGCTCTATGATTGGCGAGGTTCAGTTTGGTTACTAGATTCGTTAGCTTCCTGCTTCTCTGCTTTTTTACCCGAGTGTCAACTTTCTGACTAGACTTGGATGCCTCTGTATCAGGCCGATCGCCATATTTTGATATGTTGACCAAAGCGGGTCTGTATTGTTTGAGTGCCGTCACGGTCTCATGAAAATCATTCTCTGTTTCACCGGGAAAACCAGCTATTACATCTGTAGCGATAGTTGCGCGTGGAATTTCTTCGCGGATACGCTCTACTGCATTACCCCACTCTTCAACAGTGTATCGACGATTCATTCTGGCCAGAATCTCATTACTTCCTGACTGAAGAGGCATGTGGAAGAAGTTGAAATAATGCTCAGAAGACATAACGTGCACCATATCATCCAAGAACGGCGAGACGAGATTCGGATTGAACATGCCCAGTCTGAAGCGATGATTTCCAGCGAGTGTGTCAAGTTTCTGTAACAGCTGAAGAAGGTTCGTGCCCCTGTCATGACCATATACACCCGAATCCTGTGAGGTAAGCCGAATCTCGCGATAGCCGCTCTTGATACACTCTAGTACGAGTTTGATGATTCTGTCAATGCTATAGCTTCTTACATTTCCTCTGGCAAACTTCACAGCACAATATGCACAAGAACCAAGACAACCTTCACAAATCGGAATTGTGCAAATGACCGAATCAGGAGGAAGACGTAGGGAATCAATCTTGGGGGCGTCCTCGAAGGAGTCGAGTTTCACGATGCCTCTTTCATCATTCATGATAGCCCGCAGGGAAGAAGGAAGAGAATGGATTGATTGAGGAGTGTGTATTGCTGCGAAATTGGGAATAGCTCGTTTGATTCTCTTCAAGGAGATTCTGGGAAGGCAACCGGCTACAATAACAGGTTTGTTGATCTGAGAGAGTTCTTTCAGCCGATGAATGACCCGATCCTCAGTTGGTTCCTTGACACCACAAGTGTTGACCACTATCACTTCGGCATCTTCTTGATTGAAGACTTGTTGTGCCCCCACGCTGTTAAGCACACCCGCTATGATATCGGAATCAGCATCATTAAGAGAACAACCGTAAGTTTCAATGTAGTATTTCATGTCCAGTTGCAATCACCTTCACCCCCTTGGATATGAGGGAGCAATACGATTTCGTCTCCATCATGAAGCTTTGTATCCTCGCCCTCAAGATTTTCTACACTTGTCTTGTTGAGCATCAAAATGAGGTTGCCACTGAGTTCCCCCTCGGTCATGACAATATGGCGTACCTCCTCCTCACTGTTCTCCAGAACTGCATCCAAGGCATCCCCAACAGTTGCTCCTTCATTCAAGTCTAGAACCATTTCGTTTTTCCCTATTTTTCTTCTGAGGGTGCCAAGGGGTTTGAAACGGACTTGCATACGCCTATCAGACAGAGCTTGAAACGGTAGGCTATTCAGCCTTTTGATAGTGCCGAATCATATCTTCAACGAGATGATCAGCCACATCAACAATCTGAGTAATCTCAGCCTTTGTCACATCATCATAATGGATACCAGCTGTTACAACCGCTGAGGTGTGCAATGCTTCGCATATCTTCTCAGCTGCAGAGTTTGCAATGAGATAGTCTTTGTGTCCAGGAAGAGCCATAGTATTCACACTCGTAGTTGAAGCATCACGGTAGTGACTACGCGTTTGATATGCAGTGGCTACTCCCCCAATGTGGTGTTCATCTCCACCATATATGCACACGAGGTAATCATTCCCGATTCTCTTAGCATCGAGAAAGATCATATGGCGTCCGGCCTCTTTTCTCAGGGTTAGTTGGGCCATCTTACCGTCATCTCTAGCAAGTACGATATAAACAGAAGACTAGATAAATTATTCAGTCTTCATCGTTGTCTTTGGAGAGCCGTTCCTGAAACATCCTCCAGGAGAGTGTGAGGGTCCTTGGATGAGCGGCACGATACTCGTCTAGCTTTCTAAATGCAGTCGAGTGTGGTGCGTTCTTAACTTTCTCAGGCGTTTCATAGGCTTCTTCCGAAATGGTTTCCAGAGCAGAGATGAAGGTATCAAGCTCTTCTTTGGATTCAGTTTCGGTTGGCTCAATCATAAGAGCCTCATCAACAATCTGAGGGAAATATACGGTAGGCGCATGCACGCCAAAGTCAAGAAGTCGCTTCGCGATGTGCATAGCTGTGACGCCGGTATCTTCCTTCATTTGTTGTGCGGAAATCACGCACTCGTGTTTTCGAGGCGCATCTTGAGAATACGGCAGTTTGAAACCTTGGATTTCCTCAATGTGTCTCGCACAGTAGTTAGCATTGAGAACAGCAAGTTTCGATGCTTCTTTCAGTCCATCAGCACCAAGTGCATAGATATACGAATAGGCTCGTACAAGAACACCGAAATTTCCGAAGAAACCATGAACTTTCCCAATCGAGTTAGGATAATTATATTTCAAATCAAAGCTTTCGTCCGCTTTCCTCACGATACGCGGAATGGGTAAGAATTCAGCTAGTTTGTCCTTCACACCAACTGGCCCCGCACCCGGCCCGCCACCTCCATGAGGTGTAGACATCGTCTTGTGGAGGTTCATATGAACAATGTCAAATCCCATATCGCCAGGTCTTGTCATCCCCATGATTGCATTCAGGTTAGCACCATCATAGTACAATAACCCACCTTCATCATGAACTGTAGCTGCTATTTCTTCGATATCTTTCTCAAACACGCCGATAGTATTGGGATTCGTTAGCATCAAGCCTGCGGTCTTGGGGCCCACAGCATCTTTCACTGCTTCCGTATCAACCAACCCTTCATCACTCGAAGGCAGTACAACTACATCAAATCCAGCCATAGCAGCTGAAGCTGGGTTTGTTCCATGAGCAGAATCGGGTATGAGCATTTCTGACCGTTGCTCACATTCCTTTGTTATACAACGGTGATATTCCCTGATAAGCAGCACACCCGTTAGTTCGCCTTGAGCTCCTGCCGCTGGTTGTAGTGTAACAGCATCCATGCCAGAAAGCTCACCCAACCACTTCTCAAGCTCCCACATCAGTTCCAAGGCACCCTGGATAGTTGATGTATCCTGGAATGGATGGATATTGGTGAATCCATTTAGCGAAGCGCAACGATTGTTGACAACAGGATTGTATTTCATAGTACAGCTGCCCAGTGGATAGGTGCCCTGAGTTACCGAGTAGTTCATCTGTGAGAGACGAATGAAATGCCTAACTATCTGAGGCTCCGAGATTTCGGGAAGGTCGGGATGCTTTTTCCGTTGCATGTTCTCAGGAACCAGTTCATCAACGGATCCTACTTCTTGAACAATCGCATCTTCTGGGACGGGAAACCAGTGACCTATTTGACCGGGTGTGGACTTCTCAAAAAGAAGAGGAACGTCCCATTTTGCTTGTTTGTAACGTTGTTCATCTTTCGTCAATACTACTCAACCTCCTTTGTAAGATGTTCTTCAACGCTCTGAACAAACTTATCGATTTCCTGTTTTTCATGCAGTTCAGTAACGCAAACCAGAAGAGATTCACCAAGATCTGGAAAGCTATCAGAAAGAATTGTACCTGCGTGAATGCCCCGATCTAACAATCCTTCACGTATCTCTTGCGCCGGAGTATCCTCAAACCTGACAGCGAATTCCTTCCAAATTGATGAGCCAGCCGCTGGAGCTACGACCCCATCCAGTTCATTCAGCTTCTTCGCAGCATACATTGATTTGTATGCAATAGTTTTGCTCATTTGTTCCAAACCGGACGGCGTAAGAAGTGAAAGGTATACTGCTGCAGTTACTGCCATGAGTGCTTGGTTAGAACAGATGTTACTCGTTGCTTTTTCTCTTCGGATATGCTGCTCCCTAGGAACCAGTGTTAGGACGTATCCACGTTCATAAGGTTCCTCTTTGGTCCGGGTTAGACCAACAAGGCGGCCAGGCATCTGACGTATCACCCTCGTTCCCCCTTTGCAGCCAAAAATCCCAAGCAACGGCCCCCCACATGAAACAGGTGAGCCAAGTGGCTGGCCTTCTGCAATCACTATATCGGCACCATAGTCTCCCGGAGGGCGAATAAGACCTAGTGAAAGAACATCCACACCTGCAACAAGTAGTGATCCCGCGTCGTGAACTAATCTATTAATCTGGTCCACCTGCTCTTCGATAACACCCAGGTATGATGGATTTTCTATGTAGACCCCGGCAACATCATCATCAAGCTTGGATTCCAAATCATCAAGCATCAGCAGCCCACTTCTGGGATCTTGTTTGACTTTCTCAACTTCAATATCAGCAGATTCACAATATG
Coding sequences within it:
- a CDS encoding radical SAM protein produces the protein MGVPPYLATYPRYVAGAIWAHSPDIDIIYQTIDDVRNNQRDSIRNWTSADLLVLIAGMIVPGKYLGGNPISIQEAKDVFSSPLVATVPKMLVGPWARFGCGFEGGKRALSPDALSPPFDCIVDGDVQAVLDEYITGNKHPKDLDCSLERDNYKKFEDSVIKGTHIVSQHPDHSNNHLICEIETYSGCPRYLTGGCSFCIEPLQGPPRQRSVDAVLREVESLYQQGVRAFRIGNQPDLFTYGSKEMGIEEFPTPCPHTIERLFSGIRSIAPDLDVLHIDNVNPGTIAHHPEESTEVAEILVKYHTPGDVAAFGVESFDPKVAKENNLKASGEEIIQAIRILNEVGAKRVARGLPHLLPGINLLYGLPGETSQTIKHNMDYLDRILQEGLMLRRINIRQVIHVPGTRAYDMGETSLEHHEFYRHKAEVRERIDLPMIQRIAPQGTVIRSAFVEAQRGKNLLLRPLGTYPLLCHMPNGSHHARQMDLLVVDHGPRSLTVLPYPINPEELSLRQWRAIPGIGSKRAARLKIASGSKTEEDLYDSVGIELPEWLVNSLSTRAS
- the thiL gene encoding thiamine-phosphate kinase; the protein is MENNDIGEREFLSQIKYLVRKIPGSRLDFDDDASDIPLHENESIVINVDTFVTSTDKLPGMSYAQSGRKTAVMTLSDLAAKGASPRGMLLSACVGDDSQTESMHECIRGFSQYCLKSDVPFLGGDLGYSKEIVLTGVGIGTASPPRIVTRTGAQPGDIIAVTDTFGLSSVAFNILLEGYSAEKKLRNRAIKAAYKPDIHLSIVSELSKASVVHSSMDSSDGLGITLNTLAERSGHLFLIDELPVAAGVEEFTKKHNLDLVEVIMQGGEEFSLVLTISTEGWDKAVEIAKREHAKLMPIGHVEEGSGVRYMGDSHERMIPTKGYDVLKKG
- a CDS encoding tRNA (N(6)-L-threonylcarbamoyladenosine(37)-C(2))-methylthiotransferase, whose translation is MQLDMKYYIETYGCSLNDADSDIIAGVLNSVGAQQVFNQEDAEVIVVNTCGVKEPTEDRVIHRLKELSQINKPVIVAGCLPRISLKRIKRAIPNFAAIHTPQSIHSLPSSLRAIMNDERGIVKLDSFEDAPKIDSLRLPPDSVICTIPICEGCLGSCAYCAVKFARGNVRSYSIDRIIKLVLECIKSGYREIRLTSQDSGVYGHDRGTNLLQLLQKLDTLAGNHRFRLGMFNPNLVSPFLDDMVHVMSSEHYFNFFHMPLQSGSNEILARMNRRYTVEEWGNAVERIREEIPRATIATDVIAGFPGETENDFHETVTALKQYRPALVNISKYGDRPDTEASKSSQKVDTRVKKQRSRKLTNLVTKLNLANHRAWVDWIGPVVVTRYGSKSGLMGRNPSYVPVILHDEDIAIGETVTAKITKAHRTYLSGEVITSAQY
- a CDS encoding MoaD family protein, whose amino-acid sequence is MQVRFKPLGTLRRKIGKNEMVLDLNEGATVGDALDAVLENSEEEVRHIVMTEGELSGNLILMLNKTSVENLEGEDTKLHDGDEIVLLPHIQGGEGDCNWT
- a CDS encoding aminotransferase class V-fold PLP-dependent enzyme, which codes for MTKDEQRYKQAKWDVPLLFEKSTPGQIGHWFPVPEDAIVQEVGSVDELVPENMQRKKHPDLPEISEPQIVRHFIRLSQMNYSVTQGTYPLGSCTMKYNPVVNNRCASLNGFTNIHPFQDTSTIQGALELMWELEKWLGELSGMDAVTLQPAAGAQGELTGVLLIREYHRCITKECEQRSEMLIPDSAHGTNPASAAMAGFDVVVLPSSDEGLVDTEAVKDAVGPKTAGLMLTNPNTIGVFEKDIEEIAATVHDEGGLLYYDGANLNAIMGMTRPGDMGFDIVHMNLHKTMSTPHGGGGPGAGPVGVKDKLAEFLPIPRIVRKADESFDLKYNYPNSIGKVHGFFGNFGVLVRAYSYIYALGADGLKEASKLAVLNANYCARHIEEIQGFKLPYSQDAPRKHECVISAQQMKEDTGVTAMHIAKRLLDFGVHAPTVYFPQIVDEALMIEPTETESKEELDTFISALETISEEAYETPEKVKNAPHSTAFRKLDEYRAAHPRTLTLSWRMFQERLSKDNDED
- a CDS encoding aminomethyl-transferring glycine dehydrogenase subunit GcvPA, producing MKRKHPYLPITTENKKEMLESIGAENIESLFSDIPEKFRLDKELDLPTSHTEEEVSRRLKALASKNVELTAGKNFLGAGVDMHYIPAAVPALANRSEFVTSYTSYQAEVSQGMLQTLFEYQSLLAEILQIDVVNSSMYDMASALGEAARMASRIKRKCARFLVPHYMNPNHLTVLETYCESADIEVEKVKQDPRSGLLMLDDLESKLDDDVAGVYIENPSYLGVIEEQVDQINRLVHDAGSLLVAGVDVLSLGLIRPPGDYGADIVIAEGQPLGSPVSCGGPLLGIFGCKGGTRVIRQMPGRLVGLTRTKEEPYERGYVLTLVPREQHIRREKATSNICSNQALMAVTAAVYLSLLTPSGLEQMSKTIAYKSMYAAKKLNELDGVVAPAAGSSIWKEFAVRFEDTPAQEIREGLLDRGIHAGTILSDSFPDLGESLLVCVTELHEKQEIDKFVQSVEEHLTKEVE